From Pseudodesulfovibrio alkaliphilus, one genomic window encodes:
- the galE gene encoding UDP-glucose 4-epimerase GalE produces the protein MTKTILVTGGAGYIGSHTCKELALRGYMPVALDDLSNGHERAVKWGPLVRGDIADRVLLDTVFDTYRPEGVIHFAAFIEVGESVRNPGAFYRNNAAGALAVLEAMRDHGCERIVFSSTAAVYGEPRQVPITENHPQCPVSPYGWSKFMVERMLEDFGRAHGIRHCALRYFNAAGADPDGETGESHDPESHLIPLVLRAARQPDRPVTVFGTDYDTPDGTCIRDYIHVCDLADAHILALDHLADNPSLAVNLGTGTGNSVREIIEAAQAVTGLPIDPIYGRRRPGDPPRLVADRALAGKALGWEPKFTDIRETIGHAWNWMNR, from the coding sequence ATGACCAAGACCATCCTCGTCACTGGCGGGGCCGGATACATCGGCTCCCACACCTGCAAGGAACTGGCCCTGCGCGGCTACATGCCCGTTGCCCTCGACGACCTGTCAAACGGCCATGAGCGGGCCGTCAAGTGGGGGCCACTGGTGCGCGGCGACATTGCGGACCGTGTCCTGCTCGATACGGTGTTCGACACCTATCGGCCCGAGGGAGTCATCCATTTCGCGGCCTTCATCGAGGTGGGCGAGTCGGTGCGCAACCCCGGGGCCTTCTACCGCAACAACGCGGCCGGGGCCCTGGCCGTGCTCGAAGCCATGCGCGACCACGGCTGCGAACGCATCGTGTTTTCGTCCACGGCCGCGGTTTACGGCGAGCCCAGGCAGGTGCCCATTACCGAGAACCATCCCCAGTGCCCGGTCAGCCCATACGGCTGGTCCAAGTTCATGGTCGAGCGGATGCTTGAGGATTTTGGCCGCGCCCACGGAATCCGCCACTGCGCCCTGCGCTACTTCAACGCCGCCGGGGCCGACCCGGACGGCGAGACCGGCGAGAGCCACGACCCCGAATCCCACCTCATCCCCCTGGTGCTGCGGGCCGCGAGGCAGCCGGACCGGCCTGTGACCGTGTTCGGCACCGATTACGACACCCCCGACGGCACCTGCATCCGCGACTACATCCATGTCTGCGATCTGGCCGATGCCCACATCCTGGCCCTGGACCATCTGGCCGACAACCCGTCCCTGGCCGTGAATCTCGGCACCGGCACAGGCAACTCGGTACGCGAGATCATCGAGGCCGCCCAAGCCGTGACCGGCCTGCCCATAGATCCCATATACGGTCGGCGTCGTCCCGGCGACCCGCCCCGGCTGGTGGCCGATCGCGCCCTGGCGGGCAAGGCCCTGGGCTGGGAGCCGAAGTTCACGGACATCCGCGAAACCATCGGCCATGCCTGGAACTGGATGAACAGGTAG
- a CDS encoding B12-binding domain-containing radical SAM protein gives MKVLVCKQSTSFIEPCCAQPTNIKPSLYVFSSDVWAIYALLRKHSIQSDYVELEPLHESDDFSIFESYSHIIYFTPFPRTVDQLQYMRSITEKAKKHANVVVIARDMGFGCAMLSQGHIACDVLVTAFDTSAAVSALMEEGFFAKKNDSPQRLLGNEDIRTFDFTHEAASFLDVLEDVERYDYRSLPAMEKQRSLSAGSGCSHGCTYCLSRCTPWRVVKPAQLAKEIAYWDSMPLYLFHNELFHKRDWLEEFIHEMSHFQPNKRMLSLGRIDSMYRCIDLLPDLANLGLKSYSIGLESANEKILKSMKKSKNEIWKLNKLFEEADRLGIELNCNILLGMPDEDNTSMLETFEFVKNYKKTLNITLLMPLPTTPVYEELLQLGILGAESMDVYRFVSTFQNINDNVPHVRTKHLSCDEVMEWHRMFMKVRNSYAPKFQKLNA, from the coding sequence ATGAAAGTATTAGTCTGCAAGCAATCCACTTCATTTATCGAGCCATGTTGCGCACAGCCAACAAACATCAAACCATCATTATATGTTTTTTCAAGCGATGTATGGGCTATATATGCCTTGTTGCGAAAGCATTCCATACAGTCCGATTATGTTGAGCTCGAGCCGCTTCATGAGAGTGATGATTTCTCTATATTTGAAAGCTATAGTCATATTATCTACTTCACTCCTTTCCCAAGAACGGTTGACCAATTACAATACATGCGTTCAATTACCGAGAAGGCGAAAAAGCATGCCAATGTTGTCGTTATTGCACGGGACATGGGCTTTGGTTGCGCCATGCTGTCGCAAGGACATATTGCCTGCGATGTGCTCGTGACCGCATTTGATACTTCCGCCGCTGTCTCCGCACTGATGGAAGAGGGATTTTTCGCCAAGAAAAATGATAGCCCTCAGCGACTGCTGGGTAACGAAGACATCCGAACCTTCGACTTTACGCACGAAGCGGCGAGCTTTCTGGATGTGCTCGAAGATGTCGAGAGGTATGACTACCGAAGTCTGCCAGCCATGGAAAAGCAGCGTTCCCTGTCCGCGGGTTCAGGTTGCTCCCATGGCTGCACCTACTGCTTGAGCAGGTGCACCCCTTGGAGGGTTGTCAAGCCCGCCCAGTTGGCAAAGGAGATTGCATATTGGGACTCTATGCCGCTTTACCTTTTTCATAACGAACTCTTCCACAAACGCGATTGGCTGGAAGAATTTATTCACGAAATGTCACATTTTCAGCCCAATAAAAGGATGCTCTCATTAGGTCGGATCGATTCGATGTATCGTTGCATTGATTTGCTTCCCGATTTGGCCAATCTTGGGCTCAAGTCGTATTCAATTGGCCTTGAAAGCGCAAATGAAAAAATATTGAAGTCAATGAAGAAAAGCAAGAATGAGATTTGGAAGCTCAATAAGCTTTTCGAGGAAGCAGACAGGCTTGGGATTGAGCTGAACTGTAATATTCTTTTAGGCATGCCTGATGAAGACAATACGTCCATGCTTGAAACATTTGAATTTGTAAAGAACTATAAAAAAACACTCAACATCACCTTGCTGATGCCGCTTCCAACTACACCTGTCTATGAAGAGTTGTTGCAACTCGGCATTCTAGGAGCAGAGAGCATGGATGTGTATCGTTTTGTATCCACATTCCAAAACATAAATGATAACGTCCCGCACGTTAGAACAAAGCACCTCTCTTGTGACGAAGTCATGGAATGGCACAGAATGTTCATGAAAGTTCGTAACAGCTATGCTCCAAAATTTCAAAAACTCAATGCGTAA
- a CDS encoding glycosyltransferase family 2 protein yields the protein MQQTIDRAGDLAGGARLISIVIPSYNHAQYIEACLDSVYFQDYLNLEIIIVDDCSQDGSGEVIEKWLEGVGTHTASYLSNYNEETGELVRTTHKRYDRQRSISFLRNEKNLGSTRTYNRGFREATGEYCSFVVSDDICHPQMLSTLAKPLDEDRADFVYSDMFIIDDAYRVLKEFRLPDYDFEKSFCNWYLCGVATLYRRSLHLDFGYYDETAMADDHECYLRFAMNGARFLHIPRILYSVRSHENRQEGLHSTTRFNALLDHSKSLVQKARRWRKENS from the coding sequence ATGCAGCAAACGATCGACAGGGCCGGAGACCTGGCCGGGGGGGCTAGGTTGATCTCCATCGTGATACCGAGCTACAACCACGCCCAATACATTGAGGCGTGCCTCGACTCCGTTTATTTCCAGGACTATCTGAACCTTGAGATAATCATCGTGGATGATTGCTCCCAAGACGGTTCGGGTGAGGTTATCGAGAAGTGGCTTGAGGGAGTCGGGACTCACACGGCGTCGTACCTTTCCAATTATAACGAGGAAACAGGCGAGTTGGTTCGCACCACCCACAAGCGCTACGACCGGCAACGGTCCATCTCTTTCCTGCGGAACGAGAAGAACCTTGGATCCACCAGAACCTACAACCGGGGCTTCCGCGAGGCGACAGGGGAGTACTGCTCCTTCGTGGTCTCGGATGACATCTGCCACCCTCAGATGCTCTCCACCTTGGCCAAACCCCTCGACGAGGACCGCGCTGACTTCGTCTATTCCGACATGTTCATCATTGACGACGCCTACCGCGTACTCAAGGAGTTCCGCCTACCCGACTATGATTTCGAAAAATCTTTCTGTAACTGGTATTTGTGTGGCGTGGCCACTCTTTACCGACGCTCCCTGCACCTTGATTTCGGCTATTACGACGAAACGGCCATGGCCGACGATCATGAGTGCTACCTGCGTTTTGCTATGAACGGGGCGCGGTTTCTGCACATCCCGAGGATTCTATACAGCGTCCGCAGCCACGAGAATCGGCAGGAGGGGCTGCACTCCACGACGCGCTTCAACGCCCTGCTCGACCATTCCAAATCGCTGGTCCAGAAGGCTCGCCGCTGGCGAAAGGAAAACAGCTAG
- a CDS encoding nucleoside-diphosphate sugar epimerase/dehydratase, protein MPNELQVAIYGAGSGGELIRRCLDGTGCRAVVYFDGDPAKQGRVLGGVPVDAPKNVSRHDFDRLIIASATVYEEAICKTLLELGVPTDKIVPRTLLTNNMTHRIRCYGKSAGVRACVTGMSYHRQAVVPELSEFSIFNAASTSQDLYFDLAIARAMLGTGVDRPAAWLLGLTYYSLHYDMSLSKTWPCVFYYKDLFGYHHLEETRKEYYLNRFDSVAVADSLPSTVLDNLAREEHRSLVLDNTGTFDFGGSDATQLQARTDGNKWYPGTVAENKGILKAFVQLLLENGITPILTFIPFPASYPIRTELADECFEFVAGLERKYGCRTLNGYEMTGFIDQDFYDTSHLNIHGGQKFTALADALLRAL, encoded by the coding sequence ATGCCGAATGAGCTACAGGTGGCCATCTACGGAGCGGGCAGTGGCGGCGAGTTGATCCGGCGCTGCCTGGATGGCACCGGATGCCGGGCCGTGGTCTATTTCGACGGCGATCCGGCCAAGCAGGGCAGAGTCCTGGGCGGAGTGCCCGTGGATGCGCCCAAAAATGTTTCCCGCCACGACTTCGATCGTCTGATCATCGCCTCTGCTACCGTCTACGAAGAGGCCATCTGCAAAACGCTGCTCGAACTCGGCGTCCCGACAGACAAGATCGTCCCACGGACCCTGCTGACCAACAACATGACCCACCGTATCCGCTGCTATGGGAAAAGCGCGGGGGTGCGCGCCTGCGTCACGGGCATGTCCTACCACCGTCAGGCAGTGGTCCCCGAGCTCTCGGAATTCAGCATCTTCAACGCCGCCTCGACTTCGCAGGATCTGTACTTCGACCTGGCCATTGCCAGAGCAATGCTCGGCACGGGCGTGGATCGTCCCGCGGCGTGGCTGCTCGGGCTAACCTACTACTCGTTGCACTACGACATGAGCTTGTCGAAGACCTGGCCGTGCGTCTTCTATTACAAGGACTTGTTTGGCTACCACCATCTGGAAGAGACACGGAAAGAATACTACCTGAACCGCTTCGACTCGGTTGCCGTGGCCGACAGCCTGCCCTCAACCGTGTTGGACAACCTGGCTCGCGAGGAGCATAGAAGCCTGGTCCTGGACAACACGGGGACGTTCGATTTCGGCGGGTCGGACGCGACTCAACTACAAGCCCGGACCGACGGGAATAAGTGGTATCCCGGGACCGTGGCCGAAAACAAGGGTATCCTCAAGGCATTCGTTCAACTCTTGTTGGAGAATGGCATCACGCCTATCCTGACCTTTATCCCATTCCCGGCATCCTATCCAATCCGTACCGAACTGGCCGACGAGTGCTTCGAGTTCGTGGCCGGGCTTGAGCGCAAATACGGCTGCCGGACCCTGAACGGATACGAAATGACCGGCTTCATCGATCAGGACTTCTACGACACCTCGCACCTGAACATCCATGGCGGCCAAAAGTTCACAGCCCTTGCGGACGCGCTGCTGCGAGCCCTGTAA